One genomic window of Acidimicrobiia bacterium includes the following:
- a CDS encoding 5-(carboxyamino)imidazole ribonucleotide synthase yields the protein MEGAGPVVAVLGGGQLGRMLGLAGIPLGLRFRFLDPSPDAAAAAVGALRVSSLHDADAAAALAEGAVVVTYEWEGVPGPTARAAGARAPLRPNARALEVAQDRLAEKTMLARLGLPVPAFAPVDGRGGLDEAVGRLGLPAVLKTRRGGYDGKGQRVLRTAGDLDEAWAALGDVPLILEEHVAFDRELSIIAVRGLDGTTACYPLVETEHGGGILRATRAPAPGPAQGGQAAADAIARRVADELDHVGTLAVELFERDGRLLVNELAPRVHNSGHWTIEGAVTSQFENHLRAILGWPLGSVEARGHSGMVNALGTLPDRERVLAVTGAHLHDYGKGPHPGRKVGHVTVTADTTTARDQGLAAIRAVVDGR from the coding sequence GTGGAGGGCGCGGGACCGGTCGTCGCGGTGCTCGGCGGCGGACAGCTCGGCCGCATGCTCGGCCTGGCCGGCATCCCGCTCGGCCTCCGGTTCCGGTTCCTCGACCCCTCCCCCGACGCCGCCGCGGCCGCGGTCGGGGCGCTGCGGGTGTCGTCGCTCCACGACGCCGACGCCGCCGCCGCCCTGGCCGAGGGCGCCGTCGTCGTCACCTACGAGTGGGAGGGCGTGCCGGGCCCGACGGCGCGGGCGGCCGGCGCGCGCGCGCCGCTGCGCCCGAACGCCCGGGCGCTCGAGGTGGCCCAGGACCGGCTGGCCGAGAAGACGATGCTGGCCCGGCTCGGGCTGCCGGTGCCGGCGTTCGCGCCCGTCGACGGCCGCGGCGGCCTCGACGAGGCGGTCGGGCGGCTCGGGCTGCCGGCGGTGCTGAAGACGCGGCGCGGCGGCTACGACGGCAAGGGCCAGCGGGTGCTGCGGACGGCCGGCGACCTCGACGAGGCCTGGGCCGCGCTCGGCGACGTGCCGCTGATCCTCGAGGAGCACGTCGCGTTCGACCGCGAGCTGTCGATCATCGCCGTCCGCGGCCTCGACGGCACCACCGCGTGCTACCCGCTCGTCGAGACCGAGCACGGCGGCGGCATCCTGCGCGCGACCCGCGCCCCGGCCCCGGGTCCCGCGCAGGGGGGCCAGGCCGCCGCGGACGCGATCGCGCGCCGCGTGGCCGACGAGCTCGACCACGTCGGCACGCTCGCGGTGGAGCTCTTCGAGCGAGACGGTCGCCTGCTCGTGAACGAGCTCGCCCCGCGCGTCCACAACTCGGGTCACTGGACGATCGAGGGCGCGGTGACGAGCCAGTTCGAGAACCACCTGCGCGCCATCCTCGGGTGGCCGCTCGGCTCCGTGGAGGCCCGCGGTCACAGCGGCATGGTCAACGCGCTCGGGACGCTCCCCGACCGGGAGCGCGTGCTCGCCGTCACCGGCGCGCACCTCCACGACTACGGGAAGGGCCCCCACCCCGGCCGGAAGGTCGGCCACGTCACGGTGACGGCCGATACCACCACCGCGCGTGACCAGGGGCTGGCCGCGATCCGCGCCGTCGTCGACGGGCGCTGA